One Lycium barbarum isolate Lr01 chromosome 5, ASM1917538v2, whole genome shotgun sequence genomic window carries:
- the LOC132639438 gene encoding uncharacterized protein LOC132639438, giving the protein MPETPPPNITALVEGTPTASIAGMPLKEIVSRLMRQLAEAREEADGLRAEKEKATNVEARRPPPTFPNLDLPIPDHFPQTQTGATFQTPLCRNTTHVGNSSHQTPAFQTLAHATNANAHQASRATVVLVIHPVQPNVAFQDHVTHIDSSPELENMEMFFEARIDKIEKDMGKKIAELEHGFKKKEGLRYSDLCIHPNLGLPEGFKIPKFDNFNGWSNPRAHLRAYCNQLARNGGNEALLMRLFS; this is encoded by the coding sequence ATGCCTGAAACTCCACCACCGAACATAACTGCTTTAGTCGAAGGTACCCCAACAGCTAgcatagctggaatgcctttgAAAGAGATTGTTAGCCGGCTGATGAGGCAATTGGCTGAAGCTAGAGAAGAAGCGGACGGCCTGAGGGCCGAAAAAGAGAAAGCTACTAATGTtgaggctaggagacctccaccTACTTTCCCAAATCTGGATTTACCAATTCCTGACCATTTCCCGCAAACCCAGACTggggctacttttcaaactccactatgccgaaataccacccatgtggggaaCTCCTCCCACCAAACCCCAGCTTTTCAAACACTTGCTCACGCTACAAACGCAAATGCTCATCAAGCCTCTCGAGCAACAGTAGTTCTAGTGATTCACCCCGTGCAACCAAATGTCGCTTTTCAAGAtcatgtcacccatattgactcttcaCCAGAAttggagaacatggaaatgttctttgaagcaagaatagacaaaatCGAGAAGGATatggggaagaaaattgctgAACTGGAACATGGCTttaaaaagaaagaggggttaagatactctgatttgtgcatacatccGAACTTGGGCCTACcagaaggcttcaaaattcccaagTTTGATAACTTCAATGGGTGGAGCAATCCGAGAGCCCACCTAAGGGCCTACTGTAACCAGTTGGCTAGAAATGGCGGAAacgaagctttgctcatgaggttgtttagtTGA
- the LOC132639437 gene encoding uncharacterized mitochondrial protein AtMg00860-like, whose protein sequence is MVYSKSIDEHEHHLRIILGLLREQELYAKFLQCEFLLNSVAFLGHVVSNDGIMVDPKKIESVRDWARPTTVIEIHSFVCLAIYYHRFLKEFASIASHLTRLIQKEVPFQWYDAFPVVRCL, encoded by the coding sequence ATGGTTTATTCAAAGAGTATAGATGAGCATGAGCATCATTTGAGGATTATCCTTGGGTTATTGAGGGAGCAagagctttatgccaagtttttgCAATGTGAGTTTTTGCtaaattcagtggcattcttgggccacgtggTTTCAAACgacgggatcatggttgatcctaagaagattgagtCCGTTAGGGATTGGGCAAGGCCCACTACAGTGATTGAGATTCATAGCTTCGTTTGTTTGGCTATTTACTATCATCGGTTCCTGAAAgagtttgcttctattgcttctcacCTTACCAGATTGATTCAGAAAGAGGTTCCTTTCCAGTGGTATGATgcctttccagtggtccgatgcttGTGA